From a region of the Triticum aestivum cultivar Chinese Spring chromosome 7D, IWGSC CS RefSeq v2.1, whole genome shotgun sequence genome:
- the LOC123170207 gene encoding putative F-box protein At3g19560 isoform X1, whose product MENPVEEPMSRLTRDLIAEILSRVPYKSLCICKCVCPAWRDLIADPVYRKKIVHSLTGFFYRITEEAAAFPGVNYADLSAFPWASVPKTHPRLPLPPDSTDRVMSVDDSCDGLFLARISIGAGNFRYMVSNPATGEYTLLPHNGHAGNDSIAYLGFDSDASTEGFHVFEFAEDWSPPDHRGIQFQVVTQVRIYSSKTGAWVAMEPKWDSQVSLCFGQPRVFRNGCLHLIGLSCFDADVFGLAIVDAQGLKWRIVPLPANSFSGFIGKSHGHLFYVDSDTSLTTISVYTLSGEIYNWGVCHQDDDCIYWKLYKCSNVIPNKESLEVIGVHPHANLIFIAHSNNQVLAYDLDRQESTVVTSIQHLSWRDCREDPHYSSKF is encoded by the exons ATGGAGAATCCGGTGGAGGAGCCGATGTCCAGGCTCACCCGCGACCTAATCGCGGAGATCCTCTCTCGCGTGCCCTATAAATCGCTCTGCATCTGCAAGTGCGTCTGCCCGGCCTGGCGCGACCTCATCGCCGACCCCGTCTACAGGAAGAAGATTGTGCACTCCCTGACCGGCTTCTTCTACCGCATCACCGAAGAAGCCGCGGCCTTCCCCGGCGTCAACTACGCCGACCTGTCCGCCTTCCCGTGGGCGAGCGTCCCCAAGACCCACCCGCGGCTGCCGCTGCCGCCCGACAGCACGGACCGCGTCATGTCCGTCGATGATTCCTGCGATGGACTGTTTCTTGCCCGCATTTCTATTGGGGCTGGCAATTTTCGCTACATGGTCTCCAATCCAGCTACCGGTGAGTACACTCTGCTGCCCCACAATGGCCACGCCGGCAACGACAGCATTGCTTACCTGGGTTTCGACAGCGATGCATCCACTGAGGGGTTTCATGTGTTCGAGTTTGCAGAGGACTGGTCACCCCCGGACCACCGGGGCATACAATTCCAGGTTGTGACACAAGTGAGGATTTACTCTTCAAAAACTGGTGCGTGGGTAGCAATGGAACCCAAATGGGACAGCCAAGTTAGCCTGTGCTTTGGTCAGCCTAGAGTTTTCCGTAACGGATGTTTGCACCTGATAGGGCTAAGCTGCTTTGATGCAGATGTGTTCGGGTTGGCAATAGTTGATGCACAAGGGCTAAAATGGAGGATCGTCCCGCTGCCAGCTAACAGTTTCTCGGGTTTCATTGGGAAGTCTCATGGGCACCTATTTTATGTCGACTCGGACACATCTTTGACTACTATATCCGTTTACACTCTTAGTGGTGAGATTTATAACTGGGGTGTGTGTCATCAGGATGACGACTGCATCTACTGGAAATTGTACAAGTGTTCAAATGTAATTCCAAATAAGGAGTCTCTCGAAGTCATTGGAGTACACCCACATGCCAATCTCATCTTCATAGCTCATTCGAACAATCAAGTGTTGGCATACGATTTGGATCGTCAAGAAAGCACAGTT GTAACTTCCATTCAACATCTTTCCTGGAGAGATTGCAGAGAGGATCCTCATTATTCCAGTAAATTCTGA
- the LOC123170207 gene encoding uncharacterized protein isoform X2, with the protein MENPVEEPMSRLTRDLIAEILSRVPYKSLCICKCVCPAWRDLIADPVYRKKIVHSLTGFFYRITEEAAAFPGVNYADLSAFPWASVPKTHPRLPLPPDSTDRVMSVDDSCDGLFLARISIGAGNFRYMVSNPATEDWSPPDHRGIQFQVVTQVRIYSSKTGAWVAMEPKWDSQVSLCFGQPRVFRNGCLHLIGLSCFDADVFGLAIVDAQGLKWRIVPLPANSFSGFIGKSHGHLFYVDSDTSLTTISVYTLSGEIYNWGVCHQDDDCIYWKLYKCSNVIPNKESLEVIGVHPHANLIFIAHSNNQVLAYDLDRQESTVVCHLGHTYHRFMQFFPYVPLLSCLPLDGGIRLVTPS; encoded by the exons ATGGAGAATCCGGTGGAGGAGCCGATGTCCAGGCTCACCCGCGACCTAATCGCGGAGATCCTCTCTCGCGTGCCCTATAAATCGCTCTGCATCTGCAAGTGCGTCTGCCCGGCCTGGCGCGACCTCATCGCCGACCCCGTCTACAGGAAGAAGATTGTGCACTCCCTGACCGGCTTCTTCTACCGCATCACCGAAGAAGCCGCGGCCTTCCCCGGCGTCAACTACGCCGACCTGTCCGCCTTCCCGTGGGCGAGCGTCCCCAAGACCCACCCGCGGCTGCCGCTGCCGCCCGACAGCACGGACCGCGTCATGTCCGTCGATGATTCCTGCGATGGACTGTTTCTTGCCCGCATTTCTATTGGGGCTGGCAATTTTCGCTACATGGTCTCCAATCCAGCTACCG AGGACTGGTCACCCCCGGACCACCGGGGCATACAATTCCAGGTTGTGACACAAGTGAGGATTTACTCTTCAAAAACTGGTGCGTGGGTAGCAATGGAACCCAAATGGGACAGCCAAGTTAGCCTGTGCTTTGGTCAGCCTAGAGTTTTCCGTAACGGATGTTTGCACCTGATAGGGCTAAGCTGCTTTGATGCAGATGTGTTCGGGTTGGCAATAGTTGATGCACAAGGGCTAAAATGGAGGATCGTCCCGCTGCCAGCTAACAGTTTCTCGGGTTTCATTGGGAAGTCTCATGGGCACCTATTTTATGTCGACTCGGACACATCTTTGACTACTATATCCGTTTACACTCTTAGTGGTGAGATTTATAACTGGGGTGTGTGTCATCAGGATGACGACTGCATCTACTGGAAATTGTACAAGTGTTCAAATGTAATTCCAAATAAGGAGTCTCTCGAAGTCATTGGAGTACACCCACATGCCAATCTCATCTTCATAGCTCATTCGAACAATCAAGTGTTGGCATACGATTTGGATCGTCAAGAAAGCACAGTTGTATGTCACCTTGGCCATACCTACCATAGATTTATGCAATTTTTCCCATATGTGCCGCTCTTGTCCTGCCTACCATTGGATGGAGGAATACGGCTGGTAACTCCCAGTTGA
- the LOC123170207 gene encoding putative F-box protein At3g16210 isoform X3, translating to MENPVEEPMSRLTRDLIAEILSRVPYKSLCICKCVCPAWRDLIADPVYRKKIVHSLTGFFYRITEEAAAFPGVNYADLSAFPWASVPKTHPRLPLPPDSTDRVMSVDDSCDGLFLARISIGAGNFRYMVSNPATGEYTLLPHNGHAGNDSIAYLGFDSDASTEGFHVFEFAEDWSPPDHRGIQFQVVTQVRIYSSKTDVFGLAIVDAQGLKWRIVPLPANSFSGFIGKSHGHLFYVDSDTSLTTISVYTLSGEIYNWGVCHQDDDCIYWKLYKCSNVIPNKESLEVIGVHPHANLIFIAHSNNQVLAYDLDRQESTVVCHLGHTYHRFMQFFPYVPLLSCLPLDGGIRLVTPS from the exons ATGGAGAATCCGGTGGAGGAGCCGATGTCCAGGCTCACCCGCGACCTAATCGCGGAGATCCTCTCTCGCGTGCCCTATAAATCGCTCTGCATCTGCAAGTGCGTCTGCCCGGCCTGGCGCGACCTCATCGCCGACCCCGTCTACAGGAAGAAGATTGTGCACTCCCTGACCGGCTTCTTCTACCGCATCACCGAAGAAGCCGCGGCCTTCCCCGGCGTCAACTACGCCGACCTGTCCGCCTTCCCGTGGGCGAGCGTCCCCAAGACCCACCCGCGGCTGCCGCTGCCGCCCGACAGCACGGACCGCGTCATGTCCGTCGATGATTCCTGCGATGGACTGTTTCTTGCCCGCATTTCTATTGGGGCTGGCAATTTTCGCTACATGGTCTCCAATCCAGCTACCGGTGAGTACACTCTGCTGCCCCACAATGGCCACGCCGGCAACGACAGCATTGCTTACCTGGGTTTCGACAGCGATGCATCCACTGAGGGGTTTCATGTGTTCGAGTTTGCAGAGGACTGGTCACCCCCGGACCACCGGGGCATACAATTCCAGGTTGTGACACAAGTGAGGATTTACTCTTCAAAAACTG ATGTGTTCGGGTTGGCAATAGTTGATGCACAAGGGCTAAAATGGAGGATCGTCCCGCTGCCAGCTAACAGTTTCTCGGGTTTCATTGGGAAGTCTCATGGGCACCTATTTTATGTCGACTCGGACACATCTTTGACTACTATATCCGTTTACACTCTTAGTGGTGAGATTTATAACTGGGGTGTGTGTCATCAGGATGACGACTGCATCTACTGGAAATTGTACAAGTGTTCAAATGTAATTCCAAATAAGGAGTCTCTCGAAGTCATTGGAGTACACCCACATGCCAATCTCATCTTCATAGCTCATTCGAACAATCAAGTGTTGGCATACGATTTGGATCGTCAAGAAAGCACAGTTGTATGTCACCTTGGCCATACCTACCATAGATTTATGCAATTTTTCCCATATGTGCCGCTCTTGTCCTGCCTACCATTGGATGGAGGAATACGGCTGGTAACTCCCAGTTGA
- the LOC123170207 gene encoding uncharacterized protein isoform X4: MENPVEEPMSRLTRDLIAEILSRVPYKSLCICKCVCPAWRDLIADPVYRKKIVHSLTGFFYRITEEAAAFPGVNYADLSAFPWASVPKTHPRLPLPPDSTDRVMSVDDSCDGLFLARISIGAGNFRYMVSNPATEDWSPPDHRGIQFQVVTQVRIYSSKTDVFGLAIVDAQGLKWRIVPLPANSFSGFIGKSHGHLFYVDSDTSLTTISVYTLSGEIYNWGVCHQDDDCIYWKLYKCSNVIPNKESLEVIGVHPHANLIFIAHSNNQVLAYDLDRQESTVVCHLGHTYHRFMQFFPYVPLLSCLPLDGGIRLVTPS; the protein is encoded by the exons ATGGAGAATCCGGTGGAGGAGCCGATGTCCAGGCTCACCCGCGACCTAATCGCGGAGATCCTCTCTCGCGTGCCCTATAAATCGCTCTGCATCTGCAAGTGCGTCTGCCCGGCCTGGCGCGACCTCATCGCCGACCCCGTCTACAGGAAGAAGATTGTGCACTCCCTGACCGGCTTCTTCTACCGCATCACCGAAGAAGCCGCGGCCTTCCCCGGCGTCAACTACGCCGACCTGTCCGCCTTCCCGTGGGCGAGCGTCCCCAAGACCCACCCGCGGCTGCCGCTGCCGCCCGACAGCACGGACCGCGTCATGTCCGTCGATGATTCCTGCGATGGACTGTTTCTTGCCCGCATTTCTATTGGGGCTGGCAATTTTCGCTACATGGTCTCCAATCCAGCTACCG AGGACTGGTCACCCCCGGACCACCGGGGCATACAATTCCAGGTTGTGACACAAGTGAGGATTTACTCTTCAAAAACTG ATGTGTTCGGGTTGGCAATAGTTGATGCACAAGGGCTAAAATGGAGGATCGTCCCGCTGCCAGCTAACAGTTTCTCGGGTTTCATTGGGAAGTCTCATGGGCACCTATTTTATGTCGACTCGGACACATCTTTGACTACTATATCCGTTTACACTCTTAGTGGTGAGATTTATAACTGGGGTGTGTGTCATCAGGATGACGACTGCATCTACTGGAAATTGTACAAGTGTTCAAATGTAATTCCAAATAAGGAGTCTCTCGAAGTCATTGGAGTACACCCACATGCCAATCTCATCTTCATAGCTCATTCGAACAATCAAGTGTTGGCATACGATTTGGATCGTCAAGAAAGCACAGTTGTATGTCACCTTGGCCATACCTACCATAGATTTATGCAATTTTTCCCATATGTGCCGCTCTTGTCCTGCCTACCATTGGATGGAGGAATACGGCTGGTAACTCCCAGTTGA